The following coding sequences lie in one Sphingomonas sp. M1-B02 genomic window:
- a CDS encoding serine/threonine protein kinase has product MTGTAGALSPGQRLVTANGRSGVVNHRLGAGGQGEVYHVTLEGLPLALKWYHAHYIEIDRGLRGRLESAVRRGAPNASFLWPIDMVDIAGSPSFGYLMPLRGDQYRSIRDLIAPPPNRLDLTLAQRAHICLQLADSFLELHAAGFCYQDINFGNIFIDAPTASVLICDNDNVNIDGADASIYGTRKFMAPEVVRRETLPNSRTDLFSMSVLFFYTMLGWHPLDGRREHAIRLMNADAELRLYGTDPLFLFDPNDTDNGPVAGYHDPLVARWQGLPPQLRGLFIRAFGEGLRDPAARALETEWRAPLAAVEDTALACAGCGFEHLVESSACAPARCCLCGAAIVWPPALRIGSRTVLLDEGRTVILASRRTAARTPDGRVEAHPSRPGLFGLRNLTAFAWSAVMADGARRDVEPGQAVRILAGTRIAFGTVSGEIVACQLMDAAA; this is encoded by the coding sequence ATGACCGGCACGGCGGGGGCGCTCTCGCCCGGGCAGCGGCTCGTCACGGCAAATGGCCGTAGCGGCGTAGTCAATCATCGCCTCGGCGCCGGCGGCCAGGGCGAGGTTTATCATGTCACGCTCGAGGGCCTCCCGCTCGCACTCAAATGGTACCACGCGCATTATATCGAGATCGACCGCGGGCTGCGCGGGCGGCTGGAAAGCGCCGTCCGGCGCGGTGCACCCAATGCTTCCTTCCTATGGCCAATCGACATGGTCGATATCGCCGGGAGCCCCTCGTTCGGCTATCTGATGCCGTTGCGTGGCGATCAGTATCGCAGCATCCGCGATCTCATCGCGCCGCCGCCCAACCGCCTGGACCTGACCCTGGCCCAGCGCGCGCATATCTGCCTGCAGCTCGCGGACAGCTTCCTCGAACTCCACGCCGCTGGCTTTTGCTACCAGGACATCAATTTTGGCAACATCTTCATAGATGCGCCGACGGCATCGGTGCTGATCTGCGATAATGACAATGTGAACATCGACGGTGCCGATGCCAGCATCTATGGCACGCGCAAGTTCATGGCGCCCGAAGTCGTGCGGCGCGAGACCCTGCCCAACAGCCGCACCGACCTCTTCTCGATGTCGGTGCTGTTCTTTTACACAATGCTTGGCTGGCATCCGCTGGATGGCCGCCGCGAACATGCCATTCGGCTGATGAATGCCGACGCCGAACTGCGGCTGTACGGCACCGATCCGCTGTTCCTATTCGATCCGAACGACACAGATAACGGTCCGGTCGCCGGTTATCACGATCCGCTTGTCGCGCGCTGGCAGGGGCTGCCGCCGCAGCTTCGCGGCTTGTTCATCCGCGCCTTTGGCGAAGGCCTGCGCGATCCTGCCGCGCGCGCGCTGGAAACCGAATGGCGCGCCCCGCTCGCAGCGGTAGAGGATACCGCCTTGGCATGCGCAGGATGCGGCTTCGAGCATCTCGTCGAGAGCAGCGCCTGCGCGCCTGCGCGATGCTGTCTGTGCGGCGCGGCGATCGTCTGGCCGCCGGCGTTGCGGATCGGCAGCCGCACCGTGCTGCTCGATGAGGGCCGCACCGTCATCCTTGCCAGCCGGCGCACCGCGGCACGCACGCCCGACGGGCGGGTTGAGGCCCATCCCAGCCGGCCAGGCCTGTTCGGGCTGCGCAACCTCACCGCATTTGCTTGGTCTGCGGTCATGGCCGATGGGGCGCGCCGCGATGTCGAGCCCGGCCAGGCCGTCCGCATTCTTGCCGGCACCCGCATCGCGTTTGGAACGGTGTCGGGCGAGATCGTCGCCTGCCAGCTGATGGATGCGGCCGCATGA
- a CDS encoding PP2C family serine/threonine-protein phosphatase, whose product MSRWIIGGASARGSAHIRTGKPNQDAVSWGQSPDGTRLVGAVSDGHGAAAHFRSEIGSEIAVRCAVSLLLHHLDDRWIDDSDSAIAEEILALWRQDVSAHLAANPYDEAEALMPQPTPLSPYGATLAAFAASHAMIFTLHIGDGDLLLGYADGRLERPLRPDAGLRGEETYSLCLPDAVERFRVAARWRQSGEALPDFLFAASDGVSKSFRDDASFVAAIAAMRVRAERDWDALMAALPDWLAEISAGGSGDDCTVCIAISAEVHAPADSDRGN is encoded by the coding sequence ATGAGCCGCTGGATCATCGGCGGCGCCTCCGCGCGGGGCAGCGCGCATATTCGCACGGGCAAGCCCAACCAGGACGCGGTTTCCTGGGGTCAAAGTCCGGACGGCACGCGTCTGGTCGGCGCCGTTTCGGATGGGCATGGCGCCGCGGCGCACTTCCGCTCGGAAATAGGGTCGGAGATCGCCGTGCGCTGCGCGGTAAGCCTGCTTCTCCACCATCTCGACGACCGGTGGATCGACGATAGCGACAGCGCCATCGCCGAGGAAATATTGGCACTCTGGCGTCAAGACGTGTCGGCGCACCTTGCGGCCAATCCCTATGACGAGGCCGAGGCATTGATGCCCCAGCCGACGCCGCTCTCGCCATATGGCGCCACGCTCGCCGCCTTCGCCGCCAGCCATGCCATGATCTTCACGTTGCACATTGGCGATGGCGATTTGCTGCTCGGCTATGCCGACGGTCGGCTGGAACGGCCGCTGCGCCCCGACGCCGGTTTGCGCGGCGAAGAGACCTATTCGCTGTGCCTGCCCGATGCCGTCGAGCGGTTTCGCGTCGCGGCACGGTGGCGGCAAAGCGGGGAGGCGCTGCCCGACTTCCTGTTTGCGGCAAGCGACGGCGTTTCCAAGTCGTTCCGCGACGACGCCAGCTTCGTCGCCGCCATCGCCGCGATGCGCGTGCGCGCGGAACGGGACTGGGACGCGCTGATGGCGGCGCTGCCCGACTGGCTGGCGGAGATTTCGGCGGGCGGCAGCGGCGACGATTGCACCGTCTGCATTGCCATCTCGGCGGAGGTCCACGCGCCCGCCGATTCTGACAGGGGAAACTGA
- a CDS encoding PrsW family intramembrane metalloprotease has translation MAKKSKKSHDMLVPRDHAEASFTEMVPFRSSKIDLKKSPLMIFALLTAIVAPMLYITMGLDGQTTDIATKRSLFAWQVNLSVFYILASIMVAIYLYARPRRPIWVYSIAFVATVFITASPIFGILAIPFRNTIPGIMEMGLTAPTFPARFFGMLMIAGLTEEWTKAVPTLIAFWLTLQVMQGKTKDKGFVSQFRLRGPLDGVLMGMFSGAGFIMAETAFEYVPRTLEQTIQQTGSWDAGVAQALTLMVPRVVQSFAGHIGWQALVGYGIGLAVIRPKSKWKLIFGAWAVASVAHALWNSAGMIHEYAYYLVAIATVIMAIGCLLKARQIDLLEGGEATPDTFGSIIVEPAKERSAPTAAPLPPAPRASAAPPVLVPLASAATGAIALDIDGLQIPLRANGVIDLSAEPALGGRGVGVTGMVVPHPTRADVLGLRNTGSVGWTARLRDGSQQQIDRDQNIRLAPGVSIAFGDGLFGAVVAL, from the coding sequence ATGGCGAAAAAGTCGAAGAAATCCCACGACATGCTCGTTCCGCGCGATCACGCGGAGGCCAGTTTCACGGAGATGGTCCCCTTCCGATCGAGCAAGATCGATCTGAAGAAAAGCCCGCTGATGATCTTCGCGCTGCTCACTGCGATCGTCGCGCCGATGCTCTACATTACCATGGGGCTGGACGGGCAGACGACCGACATCGCCACCAAGCGCTCGCTATTCGCCTGGCAGGTCAATCTGAGCGTCTTCTATATCCTGGCCAGTATCATGGTCGCGATCTACCTTTACGCGCGTCCGCGCCGACCGATCTGGGTCTATAGTATCGCCTTCGTCGCGACCGTGTTCATCACTGCGAGCCCGATCTTCGGGATCCTTGCCATTCCGTTTCGGAACACGATCCCCGGCATCATGGAAATGGGCCTGACCGCGCCCACCTTCCCGGCGCGCTTCTTCGGCATGCTGATGATCGCCGGGCTTACCGAGGAGTGGACCAAAGCGGTTCCTACGCTGATCGCGTTCTGGCTCACCCTGCAAGTGATGCAGGGCAAGACCAAGGACAAGGGCTTCGTGTCGCAGTTCCGCCTGCGCGGACCGCTCGACGGGGTATTGATGGGCATGTTCTCCGGCGCGGGCTTCATCATGGCAGAGACCGCCTTCGAATATGTGCCGCGCACCCTGGAGCAGACCATCCAGCAGACGGGCAGCTGGGATGCCGGCGTCGCCCAGGCGCTCACGCTAATGGTCCCACGCGTCGTCCAGAGCTTCGCGGGGCATATCGGTTGGCAGGCATTGGTCGGATATGGGATCGGCCTTGCGGTCATCCGCCCCAAATCGAAGTGGAAGCTGATTTTCGGGGCCTGGGCCGTCGCCTCCGTCGCCCACGCGCTGTGGAACTCCGCCGGAATGATTCACGAATATGCCTATTATCTGGTCGCGATCGCGACCGTGATCATGGCCATTGGCTGCCTGCTCAAAGCGCGTCAGATCGATTTGCTTGAAGGCGGCGAGGCCACGCCGGATACGTTCGGATCGATCATCGTCGAGCCGGCAAAGGAACGATCCGCGCCCACCGCGGCGCCCCTCCCGCCCGCGCCACGGGCGTCCGCCGCGCCGCCGGTCCTTGTGCCACTCGCATCTGCCGCCACCGGCGCGATCGCGCTCGATATCGATGGTCTGCAGATTCCGCTGCGCGCCAATGGGGTGATCGACCTGTCCGCCGAACCCGCGCTCGGCGGGCGGGGCGTCGGCGTGACCGGCATGGTCGTGCCGCATCCCACCCGCGCCGACGTGCTGGGCCTGCGCAACACCGGCAGCGTCGGCTGGACCGCACGGCTGCGCGACGGGAGCCAGCAGCAGATCGACCGCGACCAGAATATCCGCCTTGCGCCGGGGGTCAGCATCGCTTTTGGCGACGGGCTGTTCGGCGCGGTGGTGGCGCTCTGA
- a CDS encoding vWA domain-containing protein, whose translation MGGGASVDWSDQMGMMGVERRQLQVILALDCSGSMRGDRIASLNYALRTALPELRGVAEDNPEVDVRVRVLRFATGASWIFPDALPVADLRWTDLTADGETDMGAALVLLAEALGGAGMTGRQLPPVVVIASDGHPTDDFEAGLAVFFASEHADAAIRIAIAIGTDADLEVLERFIRHPRMKPLRANNATALVEHIKWATTAPVKAASSPTNAPDPLAPLAQSRDQAEPDDSQLIW comes from the coding sequence ATGGGCGGCGGCGCATCCGTGGACTGGAGCGACCAGATGGGGATGATGGGCGTCGAGCGTCGCCAGCTCCAGGTGATCCTGGCGCTCGATTGCTCGGGCTCGATGCGCGGCGATCGCATCGCTTCGCTCAACTACGCCCTGCGCACTGCGCTCCCCGAACTGCGCGGTGTGGCCGAGGATAATCCAGAGGTCGATGTCCGCGTGCGGGTGCTGCGCTTTGCGACCGGGGCGTCGTGGATATTTCCCGACGCACTCCCGGTCGCCGACCTGCGCTGGACCGACCTGACCGCGGACGGCGAAACCGACATGGGCGCCGCGCTCGTGCTGCTTGCCGAGGCGCTCGGCGGTGCGGGAATGACCGGGAGGCAGCTTCCGCCTGTCGTCGTCATCGCCTCCGACGGTCATCCGACTGACGATTTCGAAGCGGGCCTCGCCGTCTTCTTCGCGTCTGAGCATGCCGACGCCGCCATCCGCATCGCCATCGCGATCGGCACCGACGCCGACCTGGAGGTGCTGGAGCGTTTCATCCGCCACCCCCGCATGAAGCCGCTGCGCGCCAACAATGCGACTGCGCTGGTCGAACATATCAAATGGGCCACCACCGCGCCGGTCAAAGCCGCGTCCTCGCCCACCAACGCCCCCGATCCGCTCGCCCCGCTCGCCCAAAGCCGGGATCAGGCGGAGCCGGACGACAGCCAACTCATCTGGTGA